The following coding sequences lie in one Dunckerocampus dactyliophorus isolate RoL2022-P2 chromosome 4, RoL_Ddac_1.1, whole genome shotgun sequence genomic window:
- the LOC129180104 gene encoding CCN family member 1-like produces MSKSLDATFFQTSARMLHLTLHHIFSTLVLCSAAVMADGECPPVCSCAASSQACPAGVSWVSDHCGCCKICARQFNEDCSATQPCDHIKGLRCHLGAGGDPERGLCRAETFGLPCEFNGQLYQHSENFQPSCQHLCTCMNGVVGCMPLCPHQVPLPNWQCPQPRLARPEDGCCEEWFCDDDNRIREEPEELSRIPLSDGQHHQNHISALLPLKPRPRQPPTGGAMFRDSFLTSDMLLETSCFSQTTEWTECSTSCGMGLSSRVTNDNPDCQLIRETRLCQIRQCDQELLLAIWEKQGKKCQRTVRPQEPVKMTFAGCSTIQRYRPRTCGSCTDGRCCRPSVSRTVRLRFLCPDGESFYRNVMWIQRCSCSTSCHAHSRPSGPSLSLHNDIHTFRH; encoded by the exons ATGAGCAAGAGTTTGGACGCAACCTTTTTCCAGACGTCAGCAAGGATGCTTCACTTGACGCTGCACCACATCTTCTCCACGCTTGTGCTCTGCAGTGCTGCGGTGATG GCTGATGGAGAATGCCCACCAGTGTGCTCCTGCGCCGCCTCGTCCCAAGCGTGTCCGGCGGGCGTCAGCTGGGTGAGCGACCACTGTGGTTGCTGTAAAATATGCGCACGGCAGTTCAATGAAGACTGCAGCGCCACGCAGCCCTGCGACCACATCAAAGGGCTACGCTGCCACCTGGGGGCTGGAGGAGACCCCGAGAGAGGACTGTGCCGGG CTGAGACGTTCGGTCTGCCATGTGAGTTCAACGGCCAGTTGTACCAACACAGTGAGAACTTCCAGCCCAGCTGTCAGCATCTGTGCACCTGTATGAACGGagtggtgggctgcatgccCCTTTGTCCTCACCAAGTGCCTCTGCCCAACTGGCAATGCCCGCAGCCCCGGCTGGCGAGGCCTGAAGACGGCTGCTGTGAGGAGTGGTTTTGTGATGATGACAACCGCATCAGAGAGGAGCCAGAGGAGCTGTCACGCATCCCTCTGTCGGACGGTCAGCATCATCAAAACCACATCAGTGCCTTGCTGCCACTCAAGCCACGACCTCGCCAGCCACCCACCGGAGGAGCCATGTTCAGAG ATTCATTCCTCACATCTGACATGTTGCTGGAGACCAGCTGTTTCTCACAAACCACTGAGTGGACAGAATGCTCTACCTCATGTGGGATGGGTCTATCAAGTCGTGTTACCAATGACAACCCAGACTGTCAGCTGATCAGAGAAACCAGGCTGTGCCAGATTCGACAGTGCGACCAGGAGCTGCTTCTTGCTATTTGG GAAAAGCAGGGTAAGAAGTGTCAGAGAACTGTACGGCCACAGGAACCAGTCAAAATGACCTTTGCCGGATGCTCTACCATACAACGATACCGCCCTCGCACCTGTGGATCTTGCACGGATGGGCGCTGTTGCAGACCGTCTGTTTCTCGCACCGTGCGGCTGCGCTTCCTTTGCCCGGACGGTGAAAGCTTCTACAGAAATGTCATGTGGATCCAACGCTGCAGCTGCAGTACCAGCTGCCATGCACACAGCAGGCCCTCAGGCCCTTCACTCAGCCTCCACAATGACATTCACACCTTCAGGCACTGA
- the LOC129180105 gene encoding LIM domain transcription factor LMO4-B-like, giving the protein MVNSQVSGVPPAPRSCAGCGGKIADRFLLFSMERYWHTRCLKCSCCQAQLGDIGTSCYSKGGMILCRSDYIRLFGHSGACNACGQSIPANEMVMRAQGNVYHLKCFSCATCRNRLMPGDRFHYMNGTIFCEHDRPAAALLSSHLPPLPSNSVLTDQKVC; this is encoded by the exons ATGGTGAACAGTCAAGTGTCAGGCGTACCGCCGGCCCCGAGGTCATGCGCAGGATGTGGGGGGAAGATTGCTGACCGCTTCCTGCTCTTCTCCATGGAGCGTTACTGGCACACTCGCTGCCTGAAGTGCTCTTGCTGCCAAGCCCAGCTGGGTGACATTGGCACCAGCTGCTACAGCAAAGGCGGCATGATTCTGTGTCGCAGCGACTACATCAG gCTGTTTGGGCACAGCGGGGCGTGCAATGCCTGTGGGCAGTCCATCCCAGCCAATGAGATGGTGATGAGGGCACAGGGAAATGTTTACCACCTCAAG TGTTTCAGCTGTGCCACGTGCAGAAACAGACTCATGCCCGGAGATCGCTTCCATTACATGAATGGTACAATCTTCTGTGAGCACGACAGACCCGCTGCTGCCCTGCTCAGCAGCCACCTGCCTCCTCTTCCAAGTAATTCTGTCTTGACAGACCAAAAG GTATGctga